Proteins encoded in a region of the Streptomyces sp. NBC_00258 genome:
- a CDS encoding Gfo/Idh/MocA family protein has product MAQRGTLGVAVIGTGKMGADHVRRLAEVTNGARVAAVVDVDAERVKRIADGIEGCTAHTDAAAAMAADGVDAVLIASPGPAHEAALLTAFEHDLPVLCEKPLTPGSASALRVLEAEQKVGHRLVQVGFMRRYDTEYAKLKALLNTGQLGRPMMLHNRHRNVATPPGFTSEMLINDSVVHEMDITRWLLGQEITAVTVLKPTPSGNAPEGLQDPQFVLFETDGGAVVDVEINVNCGFGYQVQAEVVCERGTARIGDGHALVTNQAGRWGGTIAQDFVERFEDAYDRQVQAWVDATRRGEVTGPSAWDGYATAAVCEAGVRAQTEGGRIEVELVERPAFYS; this is encoded by the coding sequence ATGGCTCAGCGCGGAACGCTCGGCGTGGCCGTCATCGGCACCGGAAAGATGGGGGCCGATCATGTGCGCCGTCTCGCCGAAGTGACCAACGGGGCACGCGTCGCCGCGGTCGTGGACGTCGACGCGGAACGGGTCAAGCGGATCGCCGACGGTATCGAGGGCTGCACGGCCCACACCGACGCGGCCGCCGCGATGGCCGCGGACGGTGTCGACGCCGTACTGATCGCCTCCCCCGGCCCCGCCCACGAGGCGGCGCTGCTCACCGCCTTCGAGCACGACCTGCCCGTCCTGTGCGAGAAGCCGCTCACCCCGGGCTCGGCCTCGGCGCTGAGGGTCCTGGAGGCCGAGCAGAAGGTCGGGCACCGCCTGGTGCAGGTGGGCTTCATGCGCCGGTACGACACCGAGTACGCGAAGCTCAAGGCGCTGCTGAACACCGGGCAGCTGGGCCGGCCAATGATGCTGCACAACCGGCACCGCAACGTCGCGACCCCGCCGGGCTTCACCAGCGAGATGCTCATCAACGACTCCGTCGTGCACGAGATGGACATCACTCGCTGGCTGCTCGGCCAGGAGATCACCGCGGTCACCGTGCTGAAGCCGACACCGTCGGGCAACGCCCCGGAGGGCCTGCAGGATCCGCAGTTCGTCCTGTTCGAGACCGACGGCGGCGCGGTCGTGGACGTCGAGATCAACGTCAACTGCGGCTTCGGGTACCAGGTGCAGGCCGAGGTGGTCTGCGAACGCGGCACGGCCCGCATCGGTGACGGCCACGCCCTGGTCACCAACCAGGCGGGCCGTTGGGGCGGAACCATCGCCCAGGACTTCGTGGAGCGCTTCGAGGACGCGTACGACCGCCAGGTGCAGGCCTGGGTCGACGCCACCCGCCGCGGCGAGGTCACCGGGCCCAGCGCCTGGGACGGCTATGCCACGGCCGCGGTCTGCGAGGCGGGCGTCCGTGCCCAGACCGAGGGCGGCCGGATCGAGGTCGAACTCGTCGAGCGCCCGGCCTTCTACAGCTGA
- a CDS encoding DUF4442 domain-containing protein: protein MSIGEMLAATVPMVRTLKLEYLETTPEKAVLALPDQSEYHNHVGGPHAGAMFTLGESASGAVVLAAFGDQLARAVPLPVTAEIAFKKLARGPVTATATLGRSVEDVVAELDAGERPEFPVAVAIQREDGAVTGEMTVIWTLRPNG from the coding sequence ATGTCGATCGGCGAGATGCTCGCCGCCACGGTTCCGATGGTGCGGACCCTGAAGCTGGAGTACCTCGAGACCACTCCGGAGAAGGCCGTCCTCGCGCTGCCCGACCAGAGCGAGTACCACAACCACGTGGGCGGGCCGCATGCCGGGGCGATGTTCACGCTGGGGGAGTCGGCGAGCGGCGCGGTCGTGCTGGCCGCGTTCGGGGACCAGCTCGCGCGGGCCGTGCCGCTGCCCGTGACCGCCGAGATCGCGTTCAAGAAGCTGGCCAGGGGACCGGTGACCGCCACCGCCACGCTGGGGCGCTCCGTCGAGGACGTCGTCGCCGAACTCGACGCGGGGGAGCGGCCGGAGTTCCCCGTGGCCGTCGCCATCCAGCGCGAGGACGGTGCCGTGACCGGCGAGATGACGGTCATCTGGACCCTGCGGCCCAACGGCTGA
- a CDS encoding Cgl0159 family (beta/alpha)8-fold protein encodes MSITIPDLVRVRARHPEAVAEAAARRTRRPLVGDSGRLMIVAADHPARGALGVGDRRLAMANRADLLERLCIALSRPGVDGVLATADILDDLLLLGALENKVVMGSMNRGGLAGAVFEMDDRFTGHRAEDMARLNFDAGKLLLRIDYDDPGSLTTLESTARAIDDMAAHRLPVFVEPFISRRVEGTVRNDLTAEAVTRSIAIASGLGGTSAYTWLKLPVTSDPDDMAAVLETSTLPAVLLGGEVGRDQEGAYERWRKALRLPTVQGLVVGRSLLYPAEGSVETAVDTAVGLL; translated from the coding sequence TTGAGCATCACCATCCCCGACCTCGTCAGGGTGCGCGCCCGGCACCCGGAGGCGGTGGCCGAAGCGGCCGCCCGCCGGACCCGGCGTCCCCTCGTCGGCGACAGCGGCCGCCTCATGATCGTGGCGGCCGACCATCCGGCACGCGGCGCGCTCGGAGTCGGCGATCGCAGGCTGGCGATGGCCAACCGCGCCGACCTGCTGGAGCGCCTGTGCATCGCGCTGTCGCGGCCGGGCGTGGACGGGGTGCTCGCCACCGCCGACATCCTGGACGACCTGCTCCTGCTCGGCGCGCTGGAGAACAAGGTCGTCATGGGCTCCATGAACCGCGGCGGCCTGGCCGGTGCCGTCTTCGAGATGGACGACCGGTTCACCGGGCACCGCGCCGAGGACATGGCCCGGCTGAACTTCGACGCGGGCAAGCTGCTGCTGCGCATCGACTACGACGACCCCGGCTCGCTGACCACCCTGGAGTCGACCGCCCGCGCGATCGACGACATGGCCGCGCACCGGCTTCCCGTGTTCGTCGAGCCGTTCATCTCCCGCCGCGTCGAGGGAACGGTCCGCAACGACCTCACCGCCGAGGCCGTCACCCGCTCCATCGCCATCGCCTCCGGGCTCGGCGGCACCTCCGCGTACACCTGGCTGAAACTGCCCGTCACCAGCGACCCGGACGACATGGCCGCCGTACTGGAGACCTCGACCCTGCCCGCCGTCCTGCTCGGCGGCGAGGTCGGCAGGGACCAGGAGGGCGCGTACGAGAGATGGCGCAAGGCCCTGCGACTGCCCACCGTCCAGGGCCTGGTCGTCGGCCGGTCCCTGCTCTATCCCGCCGAGGGCAGTGTGGAGACCGCGGTGGACACCGCGGTCGGCCTGCTCTGA
- the iolB gene encoding 5-deoxy-glucuronate isomerase — MTSAHHLPAGKAASGPYAVDVTPESAGWDHSSLRVLELAPGGTHLFTAGDSEWIVTSLGGGCTVTVGDDFGRDEFELRGRASVFSGVSDFVYVPRDATATLTSADGGRFALTGARCSRRLPARHGPAESVPVELRGTGNCSRRVHNFGAAGVFECDKLIAVEVITPGGNWSSYPPHKHDENRPGEESELEEIYYFEIADHEGTPGLGYQRVSPSGHGSGTDVLAEVRGGDVVLIPDGWHGPSIAAPGHDMYYLNVMAGPGADRAWLICDHPDHAWIRDTWPSQPVDPRLTRPTAPQ; from the coding sequence ATGACCAGCGCACACCACCTGCCCGCGGGCAAGGCCGCGAGCGGCCCGTACGCCGTGGACGTCACCCCGGAGAGCGCCGGCTGGGACCACTCCAGCCTCCGCGTCCTCGAACTGGCGCCCGGCGGCACGCACTTGTTCACCGCCGGGGACAGCGAGTGGATCGTGACCTCGCTCGGCGGCGGCTGCACCGTCACGGTCGGCGACGACTTCGGCCGCGACGAGTTCGAACTGCGCGGCCGCGCGAGCGTGTTCAGCGGCGTCAGCGACTTCGTCTACGTTCCGCGCGACGCGACCGCGACGCTCACCTCGGCCGACGGCGGGCGCTTCGCGCTCACCGGGGCCCGCTGTTCCCGGCGCCTGCCGGCCCGCCACGGGCCCGCCGAGTCCGTCCCGGTCGAGCTGCGCGGCACCGGCAACTGCTCGCGCAGGGTCCACAACTTCGGCGCGGCCGGGGTCTTCGAGTGCGACAAGCTCATCGCGGTCGAGGTGATCACCCCGGGCGGCAACTGGTCCTCGTACCCGCCGCACAAGCACGACGAGAACCGGCCCGGCGAGGAGTCGGAGCTGGAGGAGATCTACTACTTCGAGATCGCCGACCACGAGGGCACGCCCGGCCTCGGCTACCAGCGGGTCTCGCCGTCCGGCCACGGAAGCGGCACCGACGTGCTCGCCGAGGTGCGCGGCGGCGACGTCGTCCTGATCCCGGACGGCTGGCACGGCCCCTCCATCGCCGCGCCCGGACACGACATGTACTACCTCAACGTCATGGCGGGTCCCGGCGCCGACCGGGCCTGGCTGATCTGCGACCACCCCGACCACGCCTGGATCCGCGACACCTGGCCGAGCCAGCCCGTCGACCCCCGGCTGACCCGACCCACCGCCCCCCAGTGA
- the iolC gene encoding 5-dehydro-2-deoxygluconokinase, producing MTESFDLITMGRIGVDLYPLQTGVPLARVETFGKFLGGSAANVAVAAARLGRSTAIVTRTGDDPFGAYLHQALKEFGVDDRWVTPVEAYPTPVTFCEIFPPDNFPLYFYRQPKAPDLEIRTDELDFFAVRAAKIFWITGTGLSEEPSRSATLAALKARDKAGTTVFDLDWRPMFWKNPAEARPYYAEALRHVTVAVGNLEECEVATGVREPRACAEALLEAGVELAVVKQGPKGVLAVHRDGTTAEVPPVPVEVVNGLGAGDAFGGSLCHGLLAGWELEKTMRYANAAGALVASRLACSSAMPTAAEVEDLVASRG from the coding sequence ATGACCGAGTCCTTCGACCTGATCACCATGGGTCGCATCGGGGTCGATCTCTACCCTCTGCAGACCGGAGTGCCGCTCGCGCGGGTCGAAACCTTCGGTAAATTCCTCGGTGGCTCGGCGGCCAACGTGGCGGTCGCCGCGGCCCGTCTCGGCCGTTCCACGGCGATCGTCACCCGAACCGGCGATGATCCCTTCGGAGCCTATCTGCACCAGGCTCTCAAGGAGTTCGGGGTCGACGACCGGTGGGTCACCCCTGTCGAGGCGTACCCGACGCCGGTCACGTTCTGTGAGATCTTCCCGCCCGACAACTTCCCGCTGTACTTCTACCGGCAGCCCAAGGCGCCCGACCTGGAGATCCGCACCGACGAGCTGGACTTCTTCGCCGTCCGGGCCGCGAAGATCTTCTGGATCACCGGCACAGGTCTGAGCGAGGAACCCAGCCGTTCCGCCACACTCGCGGCCCTCAAGGCGCGCGACAAGGCCGGCACCACCGTCTTCGACCTCGACTGGCGCCCCATGTTCTGGAAGAACCCGGCCGAGGCCCGCCCGTACTACGCCGAAGCCCTGCGGCATGTCACGGTCGCCGTCGGGAACCTCGAGGAGTGCGAGGTCGCCACCGGCGTCCGCGAGCCGCGCGCCTGCGCCGAGGCACTCCTCGAAGCGGGCGTGGAACTGGCCGTCGTCAAGCAGGGCCCCAAGGGCGTCCTCGCCGTCCACCGCGACGGCACCACCGCGGAAGTGCCGCCCGTGCCGGTCGAGGTGGTCAACGGCCTCGGCGCGGGCGACGCGTTCGGCGGCTCGCTCTGCCACGGGCTGCTGGCCGGCTGGGAGCTGGAGAAGACGATGCGGTACGCCAACGCGGCCGGAGCCCTGGTCGCCTCCCGCCTCGCCTGCTCCTCCGCGATGCCGACCGCCGCCGAGGTCGAGGATCTCGTCGCCTCCCGCGGCTGA
- a CDS encoding sugar ABC transporter substrate-binding protein: protein MDRTSRPRSRRFALVAAAAAAALIVTGCSSDSGGKKAEEDTGNSSAGKADTPRMKVAMITHAAPGDTFWDLIRKGAEAAAAKDNVELVYSNNPDSAKQANLVQNAIDQKVDGIAVTLAKPDAMKSVVAKAEKAGIPVVGLNGGIDDWKEQGLLEYFGQDESVAGEAFGEKLNELGAKNNICVIQEQGHVALEARCAGVKKTFKGKTTNLYVNGTNMPSVKSTITAKLKQDSSVDYVVTLGAPFALTAVQSVSDAGSKAKVATFDLNKEMVSAIEDGDVEFAVDQQPYLQGYLSVDALWLYKTNGNFSGGGQEPVLTGPAFVDKSNVETIAKFAAKGTR, encoded by the coding sequence ATGGACCGCACGTCTCGCCCCCGTTCCCGCAGATTCGCCCTCGTCGCCGCGGCCGCCGCGGCGGCCCTGATAGTCACCGGCTGTTCCAGCGACTCCGGCGGCAAGAAGGCCGAGGAGGACACGGGCAACTCGTCTGCCGGCAAGGCCGACACCCCCCGTATGAAGGTCGCGATGATCACCCACGCGGCCCCCGGCGACACCTTCTGGGACCTCATCCGCAAGGGTGCGGAGGCCGCCGCGGCCAAGGACAACGTCGAGTTGGTCTACTCCAACAACCCGGACTCGGCCAAGCAGGCCAACCTTGTCCAGAACGCGATCGACCAGAAGGTCGACGGCATCGCGGTCACCCTGGCCAAGCCCGACGCCATGAAGTCCGTCGTTGCCAAGGCGGAGAAGGCCGGCATCCCGGTCGTCGGCCTCAACGGAGGCATCGACGACTGGAAGGAGCAGGGCCTGCTGGAGTACTTCGGCCAGGACGAGTCCGTTGCCGGTGAGGCCTTCGGCGAGAAGCTCAACGAACTCGGCGCCAAGAACAACATCTGCGTCATCCAGGAGCAGGGCCACGTCGCTCTCGAGGCTCGCTGCGCGGGCGTCAAGAAGACGTTCAAGGGCAAGACCACGAACCTCTACGTGAACGGCACGAACATGCCGTCCGTGAAGTCGACGATCACCGCCAAGCTCAAGCAGGACAGCTCGGTCGACTACGTGGTCACGCTCGGCGCCCCGTTCGCGCTGACCGCCGTCCAGTCCGTGAGTGACGCGGGCAGCAAGGCGAAGGTCGCGACCTTCGACCTGAACAAGGAGATGGTCAGCGCCATCGAGGACGGTGACGTCGAGTTCGCCGTCGACCAGCAGCCGTACCTGCAGGGCTACCTCTCGGTGGACGCCCTGTGGCTGTACAAGACCAACGGCAACTTCAGTGGCGGTGGCCAGGAGCCGGTGCTCACCGGCCCGGCGTTCGTCGACAAGTCCAACGTCGAAACCATCGCGAAGTTCGCCGCGAAGGGCACTCGGTGA
- a CDS encoding sugar phosphate isomerase/epimerase family protein, translating into MANALDRIRVGSAPDSWGVWFPDDPQQVPWERFLDEVSEAGYSWIELGPYGYLPTDPAKLTDEVNKRDLKVSAGTVFTALHRGPDVWDATWEHVSQVAELTRAMGAKHLVVIPSFWRDDKTAALIEPPELTVRQWSHLAKGMERLGHEVKERFGLDIVVHPHADTHIDTEEHVERFLDSTDSGLVSLCLDTGHYAYCGGDNVKLIETYGERIGYLHLKQVDPEILADVVKNEVPFGPAVQRGVMCEPPAGVPALEPVLDAAQRLGVDLFAIVEQDMYPCPPDKPLPIAVRTRQFLRSCGA; encoded by the coding sequence ATGGCCAACGCGCTCGACCGCATCCGCGTCGGCTCCGCGCCGGACTCGTGGGGCGTCTGGTTCCCCGACGACCCCCAGCAGGTGCCCTGGGAACGCTTCCTGGACGAGGTCTCCGAGGCCGGTTACTCCTGGATCGAGCTCGGCCCGTACGGCTATCTGCCGACCGACCCGGCCAAGCTCACCGACGAGGTGAACAAGCGGGATCTCAAGGTGTCGGCCGGTACGGTCTTCACCGCGCTGCACCGCGGCCCCGACGTCTGGGACGCCACCTGGGAGCACGTCAGCCAGGTCGCCGAGCTGACCCGGGCGATGGGCGCCAAGCACCTGGTGGTCATTCCGTCCTTCTGGCGGGACGACAAGACCGCCGCGCTGATCGAGCCGCCGGAGCTGACGGTCCGCCAGTGGTCCCACCTCGCCAAGGGCATGGAGCGTCTCGGCCACGAGGTGAAGGAGCGCTTCGGTCTCGACATCGTCGTGCACCCGCACGCCGACACGCACATCGACACCGAGGAGCACGTCGAGCGCTTCCTCGACTCGACGGACTCCGGCCTGGTCAGCCTCTGCCTGGACACCGGGCACTACGCCTACTGCGGCGGCGACAACGTCAAGCTGATCGAGACGTACGGCGAGCGCATCGGGTATCTGCACCTCAAGCAGGTCGACCCGGAGATCCTCGCCGACGTCGTCAAGAACGAGGTCCCGTTCGGCCCCGCCGTCCAGCGCGGTGTGATGTGCGAGCCCCCGGCCGGCGTGCCCGCCCTGGAGCCGGTGCTGGACGCCGCGCAGCGCCTCGGTGTCGACCTGTTCGCCATCGTCGAGCAGGACATGTACCCCTGTCCGCCGGACAAGCCCCTGCCCATCGCGGTGCGCACCCGCCAGTTCCTGCGCTCCTGCGGCGCCTGA
- a CDS encoding ABC transporter permease, translating to MSQATAPATSPSSPAPPAAPKDGRTSERSLARRLAARPEIGALIAAIAVYVFFFAVASPFREASSLANVLYESSVMGIMALPVALLMIGGEFDLSAGVAVTTSALTASMWSFQLSMNVWTGVIVALVVALAIGAFNGYMLVRTGLPSFLITLGSFLILQGANLAITKIFTGNVATDSISDMDGFDQAKKVFASEISIGGVDVKITVFYWLVFAAAATWLLLRTKFGNWIFATGGNKESARAVGVPVTFTKIALFMGVGAGAWFVGMHILFSFNTVQSGEGVGNEFLYIIAAVIGGCLLTGGYGSAIGPVIGAFIFGMVSQGIVYANWNPDWFKAFLGVMLLLAALVNLWVRRQATRR from the coding sequence ATGTCCCAGGCAACGGCACCGGCGACGAGTCCCTCGTCGCCGGCTCCGCCGGCCGCCCCCAAGGACGGCCGGACCTCGGAACGGTCCCTGGCCCGCCGACTGGCGGCCCGTCCCGAGATCGGCGCGCTCATCGCGGCGATCGCCGTGTACGTCTTCTTCTTCGCGGTCGCCTCCCCCTTCCGCGAGGCCAGTTCCCTGGCCAACGTGCTCTACGAGTCCTCCGTCATGGGCATCATGGCCCTCCCGGTGGCACTCCTCATGATCGGCGGAGAGTTCGACCTGTCCGCCGGCGTCGCGGTCACCACCTCCGCACTCACCGCCAGCATGTGGAGCTTCCAGCTCTCCATGAACGTATGGACCGGCGTCATCGTGGCCCTCGTCGTCGCCCTGGCGATCGGCGCGTTCAACGGCTACATGCTCGTACGTACCGGGCTGCCGTCGTTCCTGATCACGCTGGGTTCGTTTCTGATCCTGCAGGGCGCCAACCTCGCCATCACGAAGATCTTCACCGGGAACGTCGCCACCGACTCGATCAGTGACATGGACGGGTTCGACCAGGCCAAGAAGGTCTTCGCCTCCGAGATCAGCATCGGCGGCGTCGACGTCAAGATCACCGTCTTCTACTGGCTGGTCTTCGCCGCCGCCGCGACCTGGCTGCTGCTGCGCACCAAGTTCGGCAACTGGATCTTCGCCACCGGCGGCAACAAGGAATCCGCCCGCGCGGTCGGCGTCCCCGTCACCTTCACCAAGATCGCCCTGTTCATGGGCGTCGGCGCCGGCGCCTGGTTCGTCGGCATGCACATCCTGTTCTCGTTCAACACCGTCCAGTCCGGCGAGGGCGTCGGCAACGAATTCCTCTACATCATCGCCGCGGTCATCGGCGGCTGCCTCCTCACCGGCGGCTACGGCTCCGCCATCGGCCCCGTCATCGGCGCCTTCATCTTCGGCATGGTCTCCCAGGGCATCGTCTACGCCAACTGGAACCCCGACTGGTTCAAGGCCTTCCTCGGCGTCATGCTCCTGCTCGCCGCCCTCGTCAATCTGTGGGTCCGCCGCCAGGCCACCCGGAGGTAA
- a CDS encoding ATP-binding cassette domain-containing protein — translation MTDHTTSPNGATVKDKPDTAAEPIVELKGAGKAYGNVRALHTVDLAVYPSQVTCVLGDNGAGKSTLIKIISGLHQHTEGEFLIDGTPVHLSTPREALDKGIATVYQDLATVPLMPVWRNFFLGSEMTKGPWPVRRLDIAKMKATADQELRNMGIILDDLDQPIGTLSGGQRQSVAIARAVYFGARVLILDEPTAALGVKQSGVVLKYIAAARDRGLGVIFITHNPHHAYMVGDHFSVLRLGTMELSAARADVSLEELTNHMAGGAELAALKHELAQVRGVDVEELPEAEDLKAPTTASSSEGKAS, via the coding sequence ATGACCGACCACACCACCTCCCCCAACGGCGCCACGGTCAAGGACAAGCCCGACACCGCCGCCGAGCCGATCGTCGAGCTGAAGGGCGCGGGCAAGGCCTACGGCAACGTCCGCGCCCTGCACACCGTCGACCTGGCGGTATACCCCAGCCAGGTCACCTGCGTGCTGGGCGACAACGGCGCCGGCAAGTCCACCCTCATCAAAATCATCTCCGGACTGCACCAGCACACCGAGGGCGAATTCCTCATCGACGGCACACCGGTGCACCTCAGCACCCCGCGTGAAGCCCTCGACAAGGGCATCGCCACCGTCTACCAGGACCTCGCCACCGTGCCGCTGATGCCGGTGTGGCGGAACTTCTTCCTCGGCTCCGAGATGACCAAAGGCCCCTGGCCCGTCCGCCGCCTGGACATCGCGAAGATGAAAGCAACCGCCGACCAGGAACTGCGCAACATGGGCATCATCCTCGACGACCTCGACCAGCCCATCGGCACCCTCTCCGGCGGCCAGCGCCAGTCCGTGGCCATCGCCCGCGCCGTCTACTTCGGCGCCCGCGTCCTCATCCTCGACGAACCCACCGCAGCCCTCGGCGTCAAACAGTCCGGCGTCGTCCTGAAGTACATCGCCGCCGCCCGCGACCGCGGCCTGGGCGTCATCTTCATCACCCACAACCCCCACCACGCCTACATGGTCGGCGACCACTTCAGCGTCCTGCGCCTGGGCACCATGGAACTCTCCGCCGCCCGCGCCGACGTCAGCCTCGAAGAACTCACCAACCACATGGCCGGCGGCGCCGAACTCGCCGCACTCAAACACGAACTGGCCCAGGTCCGCGGCGTCGACGTCGAAGAACTCCCCGAAGCCGAAGACCTCAAGGCACCCACCACCGCCTCCTCCTCGGAAGGAAAGGCCTCCTGA
- the iolD gene encoding 3D-(3,5/4)-trihydroxycyclohexane-1,2-dione acylhydrolase (decyclizing) has translation MSRSTLRLTVAQALVRFLAAQYTERDGVRHRLIAGTWGIFGHGNVAGIGQALLEAGEDTMPFHQGRNEQAMVHAAVGHARQLNRLSAQAVTTSIGPGATNLVTGAALATVNRLPVLLLPGDYFATRAADPLLQQLEHPVEADLSVNDTLRPVSRYFDRITRPEALIPSALNAMRVLADPVETGAVTLALPQDVQAEAYDWPEEFFADRIWHVRRPAPEPAELAAAVEAVRGARRPLIVAGGGIHHSEAEPALKAFVEATGIPVASTQAGKGSLRYDHPADLGGVGHTGTAVADELARTADLVIGVGTRYTDFTTASATLFQEPGVRFVNLNVAAFDAHKLSARTLVADARAGLEALTGALSGHRVDEAYEAEYRAGKERWEVVVDAVYRADDEHAVPTQTQVLGALDAVVGDDDVVINAAGSLPGDLHKLWRARSPRQYHLEYGYSCMGYEIPAGIGVQQAAPGTAVWSLVGDGTYLMMPTEIVTAVQEGLPVNLVLIQNHGYASIGGLSEETGGERFGTAYRYRAADGTFTGAPLPVDLAANAASLGMDVLRAKTVGELRDALATARASDRPTCVYVETDPTPTAPAAEAWWDVPVAEVASRDAASRARERYDERVVDRRRHL, from the coding sequence ATGAGCCGCTCCACCCTTCGCCTGACCGTCGCCCAGGCTCTGGTGCGTTTCCTGGCCGCGCAGTACACCGAACGCGACGGCGTACGGCACCGGCTGATCGCCGGTACCTGGGGGATCTTCGGCCATGGCAACGTTGCCGGGATCGGCCAGGCGCTCCTGGAGGCCGGCGAGGACACCATGCCGTTCCACCAGGGCCGCAACGAACAGGCCATGGTGCACGCCGCCGTCGGCCACGCCCGCCAGCTGAACCGGCTCTCCGCGCAGGCGGTCACGACCTCCATCGGACCCGGCGCGACCAACCTGGTCACCGGCGCCGCCCTGGCCACGGTCAACCGCCTCCCGGTGCTGCTCCTGCCCGGCGACTACTTCGCGACGCGCGCCGCCGACCCGCTGCTCCAGCAGCTGGAGCACCCCGTCGAGGCGGACCTGTCGGTCAACGACACGCTGCGTCCGGTCTCCCGGTACTTCGACCGGATCACCCGCCCCGAGGCGCTGATCCCCTCCGCCCTGAACGCGATGCGCGTGCTCGCAGACCCGGTCGAGACCGGCGCCGTCACCCTCGCCCTGCCGCAGGACGTACAGGCCGAGGCGTACGACTGGCCCGAGGAGTTCTTCGCCGACCGGATCTGGCACGTACGCCGCCCGGCGCCCGAACCGGCCGAACTCGCGGCCGCGGTGGAAGCCGTACGCGGCGCCCGGCGCCCCCTGATCGTCGCGGGCGGCGGCATCCACCACAGCGAGGCCGAGCCGGCCCTCAAGGCGTTCGTGGAGGCCACCGGCATCCCGGTCGCGTCCACCCAGGCCGGCAAGGGCTCCCTGCGGTACGACCACCCGGCGGACCTCGGGGGCGTCGGCCACACCGGCACCGCCGTCGCCGACGAACTGGCCCGAACCGCGGACCTGGTCATCGGCGTAGGAACCCGCTACACCGACTTCACCACCGCCTCCGCCACGCTCTTCCAGGAGCCGGGCGTGCGGTTCGTGAACCTCAACGTGGCCGCCTTCGACGCGCACAAGCTGAGCGCCCGGACCCTGGTCGCCGACGCCCGCGCCGGTCTGGAGGCCCTCACCGGGGCGCTGTCCGGCCACCGCGTGGACGAGGCGTACGAGGCCGAGTACCGCGCGGGCAAGGAGCGCTGGGAGGTGGTCGTGGACGCCGTCTACCGGGCGGACGACGAACACGCGGTGCCCACCCAGACCCAGGTGCTGGGCGCCCTGGACGCCGTGGTCGGAGACGACGACGTCGTCATCAACGCGGCCGGCTCGCTCCCCGGCGACCTGCACAAGCTGTGGCGTGCGCGCAGCCCGCGCCAGTACCACCTGGAGTACGGCTACTCCTGCATGGGCTACGAGATCCCGGCGGGCATCGGCGTCCAGCAGGCCGCCCCCGGCACCGCCGTCTGGTCACTGGTGGGCGACGGCACGTACCTGATGATGCCCACGGAGATCGTCACCGCCGTCCAGGAGGGCCTGCCCGTCAACCTGGTGCTGATCCAGAACCACGGGTACGCGTCCATCGGCGGGCTCTCCGAGGAGACGGGCGGCGAGCGCTTCGGCACCGCCTACCGCTACCGGGCTGCCGACGGCACCTTCACAGGCGCTCCGCTGCCCGTGGACCTGGCCGCCAACGCCGCCAGCCTCGGCATGGACGTCCTGCGCGCCAAGACCGTCGGCGAACTGCGCGACGCCCTGGCCACGGCCCGCGCCTCGGACCGGCCGACGTGCGTGTACGTCGAGACCGACCCGACGCCCACCGCTCCCGCCGCCGAGGCCTGGTGGGACGTGCCGGTCGCCGAGGTCGCCTCCCGCGACGCCGCCTCCCGCGCCCGCGAGCGGTACGACGAGCGCGTCGTCGACCGTCGCCGCCATCTCTGA